One Thermoanaerobaculum aquaticum DNA segment encodes these proteins:
- the def gene encoding peptide deformylase: protein MAISSPPNLASLASLEMAGNAGRIREVVRLGHPVLRERAQEVPPERFGTRKLRELALDLVRTMHAASGVGLAAPQIAVGWRVFAYYVPADYGEDVPPRVLVNPVLTPLDQRQEEDWEGCLSIPGLRGLVPRYLRVGVKAQNLEGEVVEFEASGFHARVIQHEYDHLDGVVFLDRMRSLASLSFESEWERFAQKSET, encoded by the coding sequence GTGGCCATTTCTTCCCCCCCAAACCTGGCCTCCCTGGCAAGCTTAGAGATGGCCGGTAACGCCGGCCGCATTCGCGAGGTGGTGCGCCTGGGGCACCCGGTGTTACGGGAGCGGGCCCAGGAGGTCCCCCCCGAGCGCTTTGGCACCCGCAAGCTGCGGGAGCTGGCCCTGGACCTGGTGCGCACCATGCACGCCGCCTCCGGGGTAGGCTTGGCGGCGCCGCAAATTGCCGTGGGGTGGCGGGTTTTCGCTTACTACGTGCCGGCGGATTACGGGGAAGACGTTCCCCCTCGGGTTTTGGTCAACCCCGTGCTCACGCCTCTGGACCAGCGCCAGGAGGAGGACTGGGAGGGCTGCCTTTCCATCCCCGGTCTTCGGGGTCTCGTGCCCCGATACCTGCGCGTGGGGGTGAAGGCTCAAAACCTGGAAGGCGAGGTGGTGGAGTTCGAGGCTTCGGGCTTCCACGCCCGGGTCATCCAGCACGAGTACGACCACCTGGACGGCGTGGTGTTTTTGGACCGCATGCGCTCGCTGGCCTCCCTCTCCTTTGAGTCCGAGTGGGAGCGCTTTGCCCAAAAGAGCGAAACGTAA
- the erpA gene encoding iron-sulfur cluster insertion protein ErpA, with protein MVELTEKAAEKVKFFAQTMPEAAGKALRIFIEGGGCSGFQYGFTFDDRQEGDTVIEAHGITVVIDPLSAQYLAGATVDFVEDFRGSGFVVDNPNAVRSCGCGHSFAVE; from the coding sequence ATGGTGGAACTGACTGAAAAGGCTGCGGAAAAGGTGAAGTTCTTTGCGCAAACGATGCCGGAAGCGGCGGGAAAGGCCCTGCGGATCTTCATCGAGGGCGGCGGTTGCTCCGGTTTCCAGTACGGGTTTACCTTTGACGACCGGCAAGAAGGCGACACGGTTATTGAAGCCCACGGCATCACCGTGGTCATTGATCCCCTGTCCGCCCAGTACCTGGCCGGGGCCACCGTGGATTTCGTGGAAGACTTCCGCGGTTCCGGCTTTGTGGTGGACAACCCCAACGCCGTGCGTTCCTGCGGCTGCGGGCATTCCTTTGCGGTGGAGTAA